Proteins encoded by one window of Palaeococcus ferrophilus DSM 13482:
- a CDS encoding FeoA family protein produces the protein MNVRLSQLGENEGGVVVDIVGGPRARSKLTSIGIVPGARVRVLRINPHGPIILAVDNARFAIGRGLADKVIVRRAV, from the coding sequence ATGAACGTACGTTTAAGTCAGCTTGGTGAGAACGAGGGCGGAGTTGTGGTGGACATAGTCGGGGGGCCGAGGGCAAGGTCGAAGCTCACCTCCATAGGCATAGTGCCCGGCGCGAGGGTCAGGGTTCTGAGGATAAACCCCCATGGACCCATAATACTGGCCGTGGACAACGCGAGGTTCGCGATAGGGAGGGGACTCGCGGACAAGGTTATAGTCAGGAGGGCGGTGTGA